In Asanoa sp. WMMD1127, one genomic interval encodes:
- a CDS encoding cell division protein CrgA, with protein MPKSQVRKKKVYTPPTDVRPSAAAASRKPSPSWLPITGVALIVFGIAWLVVYYLSDTNYPVASWSYWNLAIGFGAMVASLAVFSRWR; from the coding sequence GTGCCCAAGTCGCAGGTTCGCAAGAAGAAGGTCTACACCCCGCCGACCGACGTGCGTCCGTCGGCGGCCGCAGCGAGCCGCAAGCCCAGCCCGAGCTGGCTTCCGATCACGGGCGTCGCCCTGATCGTGTTCGGCATCGCCTGGTTGGTCGTCTACTACCTCTCCGACACCAACTACCCGGTGGCCTCGTGGAGCTACTGGAACCTGGCGATCGGCTTCGGGGCGATGGTCGCCTCCCTCGCGGTGTTCAGCCGCTGGCGCTGA
- a CDS encoding histidine kinase: protein MWSAVGGVLSAGGRLFVGVSVGAATAVAQLAFLGWAALVALLELLRGRRPEGIERPARHLVEVERWRIAAFLPGGAEVEHLDDYPSRRAVAYLGVRWLVGLLGGFVALLFLYGLGTGAIWARDLFVGRSSTLLVVAQVVGGLVLFFLAVQGFLGVAALDRWLARRLLVPSDRARYERRISELAASRAGVVAAVDAERRRIERDLHDGVQQRLVALGLLLGQARRGTDRSRSDELVRQAHDEAREILAELRDVAWRAYPADLDHLGLAEALARVAERGRVPVTVDCRVGRLPSAVETAAYFVVSEAVTNAAKHAPGSRVSVCVVPVDGGVRVTVTDDGPGGADAGGGGLSGLARRAAALDGSLLVDSPAGGPTTVTAELPCA from the coding sequence ATGTGGAGCGCGGTGGGCGGGGTGCTGTCGGCGGGTGGCCGGCTGTTCGTCGGCGTCTCCGTCGGCGCCGCCACCGCCGTCGCCCAGCTCGCCTTCCTCGGCTGGGCCGCACTGGTCGCCCTGCTCGAGCTGCTCCGCGGCCGGCGGCCGGAGGGCATCGAGCGCCCGGCCCGCCATCTGGTCGAGGTCGAGCGCTGGCGGATCGCGGCGTTCCTGCCCGGCGGCGCCGAGGTCGAGCACCTCGACGACTACCCGTCGCGCCGCGCCGTCGCGTACCTCGGGGTGCGGTGGCTCGTCGGTCTGCTCGGTGGGTTCGTCGCCCTGCTCTTCCTCTATGGCCTCGGCACCGGCGCGATCTGGGCCCGCGACCTGTTCGTCGGCCGCAGCAGCACGCTGCTCGTGGTGGCCCAGGTGGTCGGCGGGCTGGTGCTGTTCTTCCTGGCGGTGCAGGGCTTCCTCGGCGTGGCGGCGCTCGACCGGTGGCTGGCCCGCCGGCTGCTCGTGCCCAGCGACCGGGCCCGCTACGAGCGGCGGATCAGCGAGCTGGCGGCCAGCCGGGCCGGCGTGGTCGCGGCCGTCGACGCCGAACGCCGGCGGATCGAGCGGGACCTGCACGACGGCGTGCAGCAGCGGCTCGTCGCCCTCGGGCTGCTGCTCGGCCAGGCCCGGCGCGGCACCGACCGTTCCCGGTCCGACGAGCTCGTGCGGCAGGCGCACGACGAGGCCCGGGAGATCCTGGCCGAGCTGCGGGACGTGGCCTGGCGGGCGTACCCGGCCGATCTCGACCACCTCGGGCTGGCCGAAGCGCTGGCCCGGGTCGCCGAGCGCGGCCGGGTGCCGGTGACGGTCGACTGCCGGGTGGGCCGGCTGCCGTCCGCGGTGGAGACGGCGGCCTACTTCGTGGTCTCGGAGGCGGTGACCAACGCGGCCAAGCACGCGCCCGGCAGCCGCGTGTCGGTGTGCGTCGTGCCGGTCGACGGGGGAGTGCGCGTGACGGTGACGGACGACGGGCCCGGCGGCGCCGACGCCGGGGGCGGAGGGCTCTCGGGCCTCGCACGTCGGGCGGCGGCGCTGGACGGCTCCCTGCTCGTGGACAGCCCAGCCGGCGGCCCGACCACCGTGACGGCGGAGCTGCCATGCGCGTGA
- a CDS encoding (Fe-S)-binding protein yields the protein MGVVEVICTTIAGLITLVAVALAARAVTRMLSVVRLGQPDPARLGSWGARTKVMLKETAGHTRMLKWSAVGAAHWFVMVAFVVLSLLVLEAYFEVVSPSGGIPWLSGWVVFGFVTEIIGILGILGIAYLISVRLRNRPGRARGLSRFTGSTMWQGYFVEWVIVGVLICGFLIRGFKAATDHLEFPTWAAPLSHGLGSILPAWESGAPVVAAIKIVISMTWLIVISLNITMGVAWHRFLAFPNIFFKRDPAKPAGSGLGALKPMTSNGAPLDFEEADPEKDQFGVAQVEQFTWKGLLDFSTCTECGRCQSQCPAWNTGKPLSPKLLVLSLRDHAYAKAPYLLAGGGKDLTGEEKATAEQLAGVDVLAMAEADRPLIGGASDGGVIDPDVLWSCTTCGACVEQCPVDIEHVDHIVDMRRYQVLIESSFPSEAGVMLRNLENKGNPWGAPPNTREDWTKGLEFEVKRAGAGDDFEYLFWVGCAGAFEDRAKKTTRAVATLLHEAGVDFAILGEGETCTGDPARRMGNEFVFQMLAQQNVETLNEAGVKKIVASCPHCFNTLRNEYGALGGSFEVVHHTQLLADLVASGKLTPVQPVDGGVTFHDPCYLGRHNRVFTPPREVLEASAGGADVTEMPRNSERSFCCGAGGARMWMEERIGKRINIERVEEAISTGAHTIAVGCPFCFTMISDGVTAKQAAGATDGVEVVDVATVLLRSVKPESPASPAEPEVTAAG from the coding sequence ATGGGCGTCGTCGAGGTCATCTGCACGACCATCGCTGGTCTCATCACGCTCGTCGCCGTCGCGCTCGCCGCCCGCGCTGTCACGCGGATGCTGAGCGTCGTCCGCCTCGGGCAGCCCGATCCGGCCCGGCTCGGCTCCTGGGGTGCCCGCACCAAGGTCATGCTCAAGGAGACCGCCGGCCACACCCGGATGCTGAAGTGGTCGGCCGTCGGCGCGGCCCACTGGTTCGTGATGGTCGCCTTCGTCGTGCTGTCGCTGCTGGTGCTGGAGGCCTACTTCGAGGTCGTCTCACCATCGGGCGGCATCCCGTGGCTGTCCGGCTGGGTGGTGTTCGGCTTCGTCACCGAGATCATCGGCATCCTGGGCATCCTCGGCATCGCTTATCTGATCTCAGTGCGGCTGCGGAACCGGCCCGGCCGGGCCCGCGGGCTGTCCCGGTTCACCGGCTCGACGATGTGGCAGGGCTACTTCGTCGAGTGGGTCATCGTCGGCGTGCTGATCTGCGGGTTCCTGATCCGCGGCTTCAAGGCCGCCACCGACCACCTCGAGTTCCCGACCTGGGCGGCCCCGCTGTCACACGGCCTCGGCTCGATCCTCCCGGCCTGGGAGTCCGGCGCTCCGGTCGTCGCCGCAATCAAGATCGTCATCTCGATGACCTGGCTCATCGTGATCTCGCTGAACATCACCATGGGCGTCGCCTGGCACCGGTTCCTGGCGTTCCCCAACATCTTCTTCAAGCGCGACCCCGCCAAGCCCGCCGGCTCCGGCTTGGGCGCGCTCAAGCCGATGACCTCCAACGGCGCGCCACTCGACTTCGAGGAGGCCGACCCGGAGAAGGACCAGTTCGGCGTCGCCCAGGTCGAGCAGTTCACCTGGAAGGGCCTGCTCGACTTCTCCACCTGCACCGAGTGCGGGCGGTGCCAGTCGCAGTGCCCGGCGTGGAACACCGGCAAGCCGCTCTCACCGAAGCTGCTGGTGCTCTCGCTGCGCGACCACGCGTACGCGAAAGCCCCCTATCTGTTGGCCGGCGGCGGCAAGGACCTGACCGGCGAGGAGAAGGCCACCGCGGAGCAGCTGGCCGGGGTCGACGTGCTGGCCATGGCCGAGGCGGACCGCCCGCTGATCGGCGGCGCCTCCGACGGCGGTGTGATCGACCCCGACGTGCTCTGGTCGTGCACGACCTGTGGTGCGTGCGTCGAGCAGTGCCCCGTCGACATCGAGCACGTCGACCACATCGTCGACATGCGGCGCTACCAGGTGCTGATCGAGTCGTCGTTCCCGTCCGAGGCCGGCGTGATGCTCCGCAACCTGGAGAACAAGGGCAACCCGTGGGGCGCCCCGCCGAACACCCGCGAAGACTGGACCAAGGGCCTCGAGTTCGAGGTCAAGCGGGCCGGCGCCGGCGACGACTTCGAATACCTGTTCTGGGTCGGCTGCGCGGGCGCGTTCGAGGACCGGGCCAAGAAGACCACCCGCGCCGTCGCCACGCTGCTGCACGAGGCCGGCGTCGACTTCGCGATCCTCGGCGAGGGCGAGACCTGCACCGGAGACCCGGCCCGCCGCATGGGCAACGAGTTCGTGTTCCAGATGCTCGCCCAGCAGAACGTGGAGACCCTCAACGAGGCGGGGGTCAAGAAGATCGTCGCGTCCTGCCCGCACTGCTTCAACACCCTGCGCAACGAGTACGGCGCCCTGGGCGGCTCGTTCGAGGTCGTGCACCACACGCAGCTGCTCGCCGACCTGGTCGCCTCCGGGAAGCTCACCCCGGTGCAGCCGGTGGACGGCGGCGTCACCTTCCACGACCCGTGCTACCTGGGCCGGCACAACCGGGTCTTCACGCCGCCGCGCGAGGTGCTCGAGGCGTCCGCCGGTGGTGCCGACGTCACCGAGATGCCCCGCAACAGCGAGCGCTCCTTCTGCTGCGGCGCCGGCGGCGCCCGGATGTGGATGGAAGAGCGCATCGGCAAGCGGATCAACATCGAGCGGGTCGAGGAGGCCATCTCCACCGGCGCCCACACGATCGCGGTCGGCTGCCCGTTCTGCTTCACGATGATCAGCGACGGCGTCACCGCCAAGCAGGCCGCCGGCGCCACCGACGGCGTCGAGGTGGTCGACGTGGCCACCGTGCTGCTGCGCTCGGTCAAGCCGGAAAGCCCGGCTTCGCCGGCCGAGCCCGAGGTCACCGCCGCCGGCTGA